A single genomic interval of Mucilaginibacter robiniae harbors:
- the lipB gene encoding lipoyl(octanoyl) transferase LipB, giving the protein MKNKQVIFQDWGLIDYKEAWDKQEALFAETVKLKTEIRNRQAVAVGEEAADEIITPNYLVFCEHPHVYTLGKSGKPEHLLLDEEGLKEKRAVYYPINRGGDITYHGPGQLVAYPILDLDNFFTDIHMYLRMLEEAVINTLADYGITASRYPGYTGVWLDADNERARKICAMGVRCSRWVTMHGLAFNVNASLDYFQNIVPCGIDDKDVTSMQRELGRLIDLNEVKEILKHHISVQFGMEIVG; this is encoded by the coding sequence ATGAAAAACAAACAGGTTATTTTTCAGGATTGGGGCTTAATAGATTATAAAGAAGCTTGGGACAAGCAGGAAGCTTTATTTGCCGAAACGGTAAAGCTAAAAACCGAAATACGTAACCGCCAGGCAGTAGCTGTTGGTGAAGAAGCTGCTGATGAAATAATTACCCCTAATTACCTGGTGTTTTGTGAGCACCCGCACGTATATACTTTGGGCAAAAGTGGTAAACCGGAACACTTGTTATTGGATGAAGAAGGTTTAAAGGAAAAGCGCGCTGTTTACTATCCCATTAACCGTGGTGGCGATATTACTTACCACGGGCCTGGGCAGTTGGTAGCTTATCCAATTCTGGATTTGGATAATTTTTTTACTGATATACATATGTACCTGCGCATGCTGGAAGAAGCCGTTATCAACACTTTGGCTGATTATGGCATTACTGCGAGTCGCTATCCGGGATATACGGGCGTTTGGTTGGATGCTGATAACGAGCGGGCCCGTAAAATTTGCGCTATGGGCGTACGTTGTAGCCGGTGGGTAACCATGCACGGACTAGCGTTTAATGTAAATGCCAGCCTTGATTATTTTCAAAACATTGTGCCCTGTGGCATTGATGACAAAGATGTAACCAGTATGCAACGCGAACTAGGCCGCCTGATTGATTTAAATGAAGTAAAAGAAATCCTGAAACATCATATTTCCGTACAGTTTGGTATGGAGATAGTGGGATGA
- a CDS encoding 4'-phosphopantetheinyl transferase family protein, translating into MAIAYKRQVDGDTEFALWKIEEDADTLYRQLQLNDQEKAYVEQLANGKRNLHWLSTRVLLRTMLNTDSYIDCRIDEHGKPYLVNMPYQISLSHSFDYAAVMISKSRPVGIDIEQIKEKVERIAPKFMKLQELAFMDEQAKIQHLYVCWCAKEAVYKCYGRKEVSFLDNIALKPFNYQTEGSLKAHLQKDEVSLNYQVDYLQYEDYMIGYVKG; encoded by the coding sequence ATGGCTATAGCATACAAAAGGCAGGTTGATGGTGATACTGAATTTGCTTTATGGAAAATTGAGGAGGATGCAGATACGTTGTATCGGCAACTACAGCTGAACGATCAGGAGAAAGCCTATGTAGAGCAATTAGCCAACGGCAAACGTAACTTGCACTGGCTAAGTACACGTGTTTTGCTGCGTACTATGCTAAATACCGATAGTTACATTGATTGCCGTATAGATGAGCATGGCAAGCCTTACCTGGTGAATATGCCTTATCAAATATCGTTGAGCCATTCGTTTGATTATGCTGCCGTGATGATTAGCAAGAGCCGGCCTGTAGGTATTGATATTGAGCAGATTAAAGAGAAGGTAGAACGCATTGCCCCGAAGTTTATGAAGCTGCAGGAACTGGCCTTTATGGATGAGCAAGCCAAAATACAGCACTTGTATGTATGCTGGTGTGCTAAAGAGGCGGTATATAAATGCTACGGGCGGAAAGAGGTTTCTTTTCTGGATAATATCGCTTTGAAGCCGTTTAACTATCAGACAGAAGGCAGTTTAAAAGCACATTTGCAAAAAGATGAGGTAAGCTTGAACTATCAGGTAGATTACCTGCAGTATGAAGATTACATGATTGGTTACGTGAAAGGATAG
- a CDS encoding SGNH/GDSL hydrolase family protein, giving the protein MKKGIKTIILALTLLSCTNKKMDEVITTASTTTTQSGDSSAPLTYLALGDSYTIGESVAPEVSFPYELSARLHAKYSTGTPTIVARTGWTTADLISAINRITLNKTYGIVTLLIGVNNQYQYQDIALYRTQFAQLLNTAINFAGGNKKHVFVLSIPDWSVTPYAAASGRDIAQIATEIDQYNAINKEQSLQAGVNYTDITPISRMATTDPGLIAADGLHPSPTMYSLWVSKMLDQVLAGVADVK; this is encoded by the coding sequence ATGAAAAAAGGAATAAAAACCATCATATTAGCTTTAACCTTATTAAGCTGTACCAACAAGAAGATGGATGAGGTAATTACGACTGCATCAACAACTACAACGCAATCTGGGGACAGTAGTGCGCCATTAACTTACTTGGCTCTGGGTGATTCTTATACTATTGGTGAATCGGTAGCGCCGGAGGTTTCTTTTCCGTATGAGTTGTCGGCACGATTGCATGCTAAGTATAGTACCGGTACGCCTACCATTGTAGCTCGTACCGGCTGGACTACTGCCGATTTAATTAGTGCAATTAACCGCATTACCCTGAATAAAACATATGGTATAGTTACTTTGCTAATTGGTGTGAATAACCAATATCAGTATCAGGATATCGCTTTGTACCGTACGCAATTTGCCCAGTTGTTGAATACGGCTATCAATTTTGCAGGCGGTAATAAAAAGCATGTATTTGTACTCTCTATCCCCGATTGGAGTGTAACCCCTTATGCCGCTGCATCAGGACGTGATATAGCGCAAATTGCTACCGAAATAGACCAGTACAATGCAATCAATAAAGAGCAAAGCTTGCAGGCAGGTGTAAATTATACCGATATTACTCCTATATCGCGCATGGCTACTACCGACCCTGGCTTAATTGCTGCCGATGGCTTGCACCCATCACCAACCATGTATAGCTTATGGGTATCTAAAATGCTGGATCAGGTACTGGCTGGCGTAGCTGATGTAAAATAA